From a single Toxoplasma gondii ME49 chromosome II, whole genome shotgun sequence genomic region:
- a CDS encoding cell cycle regulator protein (encoded by transcript TGME49_221490) codes for MMKKFSLEEISSQNVAKSSAHRAIRAQILKQYPRLEHVIDDIIPKKTPLTLVKCQRHITMIANGKQILFFQSRDGPWVPTLRLLHTYPSMMPKMQVDRGAISFVLRGSNIMCPGLTSPGGRMENVEAGDVVQVTAEGKLNACAIGIATMSTKQILQDNKGICIESYTYLTDGLWQVPELD; via the exons ATGATGAAgaagttttctctcgaagagATTTCCTCCCAGAACGTCGCCAAGTCCTCAGCCCATCGGGCCATTCGAGCTCAG ATTCTCAAGCAATACCCGCGGCTGGAACATGTGATCGACGACATCATTCCGAAAAAGACTCCCTTGACTTTGGTGAAGTG tcaacGACACATCACGATGATCGCCAACGGCAAACAAATCCTTTTTTTCCAAAGTCGCGACGGCCCTTGGGTGCCGACGCTTCGGCTGCTGCACACAT ACCCGTCGATGATGCCAAAAATGCAAGTTGACAGAGGCGCGATCAGCTTCGTTCTGCGCGGTTCGAATATCATGTGCCCCGGCCTGACGTCACCAGGGGGGCGCATGGAGAACGTCGAGGCTGGAGATGTGGTG CAAGTCACTGCAGAGGGGAAGTTGAACGCTTGTGCGATCGGCATCGCCACTATGTCGACAAAGCAAAT CTTGCAAGACAACAAGGGCATTTGCATTGAGAGCTATACTTATCTGACCGACGGGCTGTGGCAGGTCCCCGAACTCGACTAA
- a CDS encoding dual specificity phosphatase, catalytic domain-containing protein (encoded by transcript TGME49_221500) produces MRELVDVDDRVNACHMTHKNAAYSSLTFLFLENGPLCRNLPLLRQRQIAYVINCTPEVASGGVPNYHHPRQALSARGPGRASPLGDCVAPGAFRPLEYHRLDMVDNGTERLARHFERFWELMERVRIRESGNVLVHCNQGVSRSVAMVASYLIRFFKMSVEDAVALIQVNRPVAKPNDAFMRQLRELHADLKASGAYPENAVEFSLADARHDPDALLEHERRLASSRRAFAAAANAQAVAAASRRVVGPARPHTGPESVRVETAGRSEGGGGEEGVCASSLKDPDRRGEDDSRSSGEAEKNEGETRGRSEGVVIGPQFPAPGERVGEDDFTGDDKESSKVRKTEQIESVRREQEGGRCISFEKEDFVSPAGPWEREEKRPGVEEDRLLSDEGETAPGGEKKRSRFRLSGTLSATAREGQAAQDKNDGERRTGENDLDRVSSDVEVDRRGVDQTEEHLEAEQEKAARREDEVLDTRKGKSREERNFQVNGEDSTRSRSRSPSVVVFSRSPSCSVSVDDRPRLKSPWVPPPLFGALPKKRCTESEPRPSTASASAASSSRCFRSAERLCACSSPGKKSLFSAPAANSKPESEAPATTCASPLLHVGRKREREDACFPDSDRRRSLDLASAALASTDGTRRRASSDSSRESDADEVAFVKERRRPTRGRDGLVRRPSSRSVSADSEGEARGDAHCRSSGGAAGSSRCLGADGARTRRTSSSPSPERVRRREANSPVARWRDSREVANHRERGRRSRSSSGPRSEAESSRGAADAWGRRRGSKRGNDKDRREWRTCRRVSCSDSEDGVRRQNGWTLARESLARRRAERESRQSSSRETSISSERETKQWNKDTERESEQWRRGEAVFRRCSRGEGVRVSGSEEGSGRSSHSKSPERDERNSFSRSPERDGRGSYSRSPERGRKDSHGRSRDRSRGGSHSGSRERSKTDVYFRSSSSSLLPERKRRATAEGRHCAATRRPVWRREKV; encoded by the exons atgcgtgagCTGGTGGACGTCGACGACAGAGTCAACGCCTGCCACATGACGCACAAAAACGCGGCTTACTCCAGTTTaacttttctttttctggaaaacggacctctctgtcgc AACTTGCCGCTGCTGCGGCAGCGGCAAATCGCGTACGTGATCAACTGCACCCCTGAGGTTGCGAGCGGCGGCGTCCCGAACTACCACCACCCTCGGCAGGCCCTCTCGGCCCGCGGCCCCGGGCGGGCCTCGCCCCTGGGGGACTGCGTGGCTCCGGGGGCCTTCAGGCCTCTGGAGTACCACCGCCTGGACATGGTGGACAACGGGACGGAACGCCTCGCGCGGCACTTTGAGCGTTTCTGGGAGCTCATGGAGCGCGTCCGAATCCGCGAGAGTGGAAACGTCCTCGTCCACTGCAACCAGGGTGTCTCGCGGTCCGTCGCGATGGTCGCGTCGTACCTCATTCGCTTCTTCAAGATGTCTGTTGAGGATGCAGTCGCCCTCATCCAGGTGAACAGGCCGGTGGCGAAGCCGAACGACGCCTTCATGCGGCAACTGcgggaactgcatgcagacctcAAAGCCTCTGGCGCGTACCCGGAGAACGCcgtcgagttctctctcgcagatGCCAGGCATGACCCGGACGCTTTGCTCGAACATGAAAGGCGACTCGCCTCCAGTCGCAGAGCcttcgccgcagccgccAACGCCCAGGCtgtcgccgccgcctcccgcAGGGTGGTGGGCCCCGCAAGGCCCCACACAGGCCCCGAGAGCGTCCGGGTGGAGACAGCGGGTCGCTCggaaggaggcggcggcgaggaaggcgtcTGTGCGTCAAGTCTGAAAGACCCGGACCGGCGGGGAGAAGATGATTCGCGGAGCAGCggggaagccgagaagaacgagggagagactcGCGGACGGAGTGAAGGCGTTGTGATTGGGCCTCAGTTTCCAGCTCCCGGGGAGAGAGTTGGGGAGGACGACTTCACGGGAGACGACAAGGAGTCTTCGAAAGTGAGGAAAACGGAACAAATCGAATCTGTGCGTCGAGAGCAGGAGGGCGGAAGATGTATTTCTTTCGAGAAGGAAgatttcgtctctcccgcagGTCCTTGGGAacgggaagagaagcgccCTGGGGTGGAAGAAGATCGACTTCTTTCAGACGAGGGTGAGACCGCAccgggaggagagaagaagcgtaGCCGCTTTCGACTGTCTGGTACCCTCAGCGCTACCGCGAGGGAAGGCCAGGCTGCACAAGACAAGAAtgacggcgagaggagaacgggagaaaacgacttgGACAGAGTCAGCTCAGACGTTGAAGTAGACAGACGAGGTGTAGATCAGACAGAAGAGCACCTCGAGGCTgagcaggagaaggcagctaggcgagaagacgaggttCTCGATACACGCAaaggaaagagcagagaagagaggaattTCCAGGTGAACGGCGAGGACTCGACGCGGTCACGCTCGAGGTCCCCTTCCGttgtcgtcttctcgcgctcgccatcgtgttctgtctctgtcgatgACCGCCCTCGTCTGAAATCTCCGTGGGTTCCTCCGCCGCTGTTCGGGGCCTTGCCGAAGAAGCGTTGTACAGAATCTGAGCCGCGTCCCTCGACTGCGAGCGCATCGGCTGCGAGCAGTTCGCGGTGCTTCCGTTCCGCGGAGAGACTTTGCGCATGCTCCTCTCCAGGGAAGAAGTCTCTGTTCTCGGCTCCTGCGGCGAACTCGAAGCCTGAATCTGAGGCTCCTGCGACAACCTgcgcttctccccttctgcaCGTTGGTCGcaagcgagagcgagaagacgcttGCTTTCCGGACTCTGACCGACGTCGTTCTCTGGATCTGGCGTCGGCCGCCTTGGCGTCGACAGATGGAACGAGACGGAGGGCCTCGTCGGATTCTTCTCGCGAGTCGGACGCGGACGAAGTCGCCTTCGTGAAGGAACGGAGGCGTCCGACGCGCGGGCGGGATGGACTCGTGCGTCGGCCTTCGTCGCGGAGTGTCTCAGCCgacagcgagggagaagcgagaggagacgcccaCTGCAGAAGCTCTGGAGGCGCAGCCGGCAGCAGTCGGTGCCTGGGAGCAGACGGCGCAAGAACGCGTCggacctcttcttcgccctcgccagagagagttcggagacgcgaggcgaATAGTCCAGTCGcgcggtggagagacagccgagaggTGGCGAatcacagagagagaggtcgtCGGAGTCGGTCGTCTTCTGGTCCTCGAAGCGAAGCTGAAAGCAGTCGAGGCGCCGCGGACGCATGgggacgacggagaggatCGAAGCGTGGAAACGACAAAGACAGACGCGAGTGGAGAACGTGCAGACGCGTCTCTTGCAGTGACAGCGAGGATGgagtgaggagacagaacggctGGACACTTGCTCGAGAGAGCCTGGCGCGTCGACGCGCGGAGCGAGAGTCGCGGCAGTCGTCTTCTCGAGAGACGTCCATTTCGAGTGAAAGGGAAACGAAGCAATGgaacaaagacacagagagagagtcagaacaatggagaagaggcgaagctgTGTTTCGGAGGTGCTCGCGAGGAGAAGGGGTACGAGTGTCTGGgtctgaagaaggaagtggaagaagtTCTCACTCGAAAAGTCCGGAAAGAGATGAAAGAAATTCCTTCTCGAGAAGTCCAGAAAGAGATGGCAGAGGTTCCTACTCGAGAAGTCCAGAAAGAGGTCGAAAAGATTCGCACGGCAGAAGTCGAGACAGAAGTAGAGGAGGTTCTCACTCgggaagtcgagaaagaagtAAAACAGATGTTTATTTTAGAAGTTCGAGCTCGAGTTTGTTGCCGGAAAGAAAGCGCAGAGCGACTGCCGAAGGCAGGCACTGCGCAGCCACTCGGCGACCGgtgtggaggcgagagaaagtcTGA